CAAAGTTGTAAGACAAGGCAACTCTAACATAACTGGTATTGTACTCTCGATTATAATATATCTGAGTTTCACCTACATTATAGTCACCGGAAGCTATGATAGAATGAAATATATCATTGGCAATTAATCGACATCTTAATGACTTATCAAAAAAGCTTTTTTCTAAACCAATAGTTACATTGTATCTGCTTTTATCATAATATAGTCCATAATATTTTTCGCCCAGATACCAGGCCAAAACCTCAATATTAAATAAATTCTTAACATTAATTGTGTTATTGCTATACAAGTAGATTTGTGGTCTTGGAGACATTACTTGAAAATTATACTGATCGTCGATTAAATTAGTATAACGAACACTTACATTGTTTGTAGACGTTAACCATTTGTTGGAAATACTTTTTGAAATGTTTAAAAAGTAATTATGTCTTTCTTTTAAATTAATTCCTTTTAAAACATAGCTGTTAGGATCGCTGCCTCTTAATGCAGCTGCATCGATTGGATTGGTAGTATAGTCGTAACCTATTTTGAAACTATAACTATTATAATTCGTACTCATTTCTAAAGACTGAGATTTTTCAGGAACCAGATCCGGATTACCCTGTATAGAAGTAAATTGATCCTGGTATATGACATTAGGATTAAGTAATCTGTAGGATACTCTATTTATTCTTGACGAGTACGAAGTATTTAAACTGATTTTATCTGATAATTTTATATTTAACGAAGCATTTGGGAACACATCCAAATAGTTGTCTTTTATTACCTGTTGTCCTTGATCAGACGCTACTGTTAATGAAAAATCCGTTAATTCTGCCCTTGCTCCTATTGAATAAGAAAATCTGTCATTAAACTTACCCCTGTAATTCAAATAAGCTGCCGAAATATTTTCTACATATTTGAAGTCACTTGAAAGAGAATCTTCCTTGGTAAATTGCTGCCCATCAGGAGAACTATAAAAATCTAAAACAGATTTGTTATCCACATAACTAATTTTAGCACCTGTTTCCCATATACTTCCGCTACTTAATACTTTTGTATAATCTATTTGAGTACTGGAAATGAATATTTTATGATCTATTAAATTTTTAAGGACCTCTGAAGAAGCATTGTTTCCTTCACTTTTTGCAAATATCAGATCGTTAATATCATATTTATAACCAGAAGATTGCGTACCAATAAAAAGTGAGGATCCTATTGTGTCCAGAACTGAATTATAATTTACTGATAACGAATTGTAATAAGTTGAATTATCCTTTTTAATATCACTCGTATATAACCCTGTACCTGAATCATTTGTAATCTTGTTGACACTTTCCTGGTTCCCTCCTAATTTTTCAAGATAGCCGCTATATTCTGCTGAAATGTAGTTTTTGTCATTGATGTCATATTGCATTCCTACTCCATAATTAGAATAGTTGTCTAAGTTCCTCTTCCAATCTGTTTTTAAATCAGAGTTTAAAAAGTCTGCCTGAGCATCTCTATTTCTGGTCGTCTTTAATATTTCCCGATCCTTGCCCAACTGAAGAGAATAGTTCCCTAAAAGAGAAAGTTTACCTGTTTTATAATTTAAGTTAGAGCTCGTAAAAGTGTTGAATCCGGCAAAGTCTGAATAACTAACATTTTGATTTACAAAGCCTTTATAACCTGCTTCTACATTTCTTTTCGTCCTAATATTTACAACAGCATTTCCCTCCGCATCGTATTTGGCAGATGGGTTGGATATAATTTCTATTTTATCTATTTGAGAAACTGGTATAGCAGCAAACTGCTCACTGGTAATTTTTACGCCATTTAAATAAAGTACGGCCTGTCCTCTGCCAAAAACAGAAATCCCATTTGCATCTACAACCAGACTTGGCGATTTGCTTAATATTTCACTCAGAGAGTTACTGGCAGCAAGCATCGTATTGGCCACTTTAACTTCAAGCGTCCCATCTGCTTTTTGTCGAACTAAAGAAACTTTTGAACTTACCTTGACCTCATTAAGCTCAAGATGATTTTCTTTTACCTTGATGTTTCCCAATTCAACATTTGCTTTATCCTTATATTTCACATTTATAAAAGTATCGGCAAACTCTATTGAAGTTAGTTTAATAATTACATCTTCCCTGTTTATGTCCGTTAGTACTAATTTTCCATCTAAGAAACTACTCCCTTTAATAACAGTAGAATCAGTTACAGAAAGTGCTACTACATTTCCAAAAGCCGGTTCATTTTTTGAATTAACAACTCTACCTGATATAGATCTGATTGATTGCGAATTTGCATTTAGTGATAAGAAAAAAAGTATTGTAATTATTGTTCCTTTAAATAAATTCATTCTAAATTTTATTTTTTATTATTAATGCTATTGAAATGTTTATTTTTTCTACAGAAATTTTATAAAGTTTTGATTTCTGATATCTGATTTTTGTTTTCATTTTTAACGTCACCATTTAGATAGAATTTAACAATATTACCTAGGTAATGAAAACGGTTATAACTATTTACAAAAGAGACATTTAACTTCTTGATAATTTTCATCGTAGCTTCATTTTGAAAACTAAAATTATTCTCCTCTTCCGCATCGTTTTGTCCTATCTTATATAAATTTAAGCCCACGTTCATAGATTTTTTTTTCATTTGCTCTAGCTTTTGAAGAAATTCATGGTGCTCAATTTTCTTCACATCTAAATCATTTTTTAGAAAAGATGATACAATCTCGCCAAAAGAAAAACCTTTCTCTATATTAAGATGATATGTTTTAAGAGAATTGATGTCAGTCAATGCAATCTCTACAATTAAACCTGCTAAATGGTCTACAGGAGTAAAAATAATTCCTGCATACCAGTTCATAATTTCATCTGAATAATAGCCAACTTCATGAAAATATTTTAACTTAAGACTCATTAAATTTTTACTTAAATCAGAAGGGATAAATCCGTCCTCATATCTTCCGCCAACGTTTGGAATACGGAACACCTTTGCATTATTTTTAAAATGATTTTTAAGATACTCTTCTGCCAATAGTTTTGAAGAAGCGTGAATTAAGTTACCTGCCTCCTGACCGACATTTAAATCAGTTTCATAAAAATTTTTAATTTCTTTTGGCATTGTTTGACCTACTATTCCTATCGTTGAGATCAAATTGAAGTTTTGAACACCATTTGAGTTTGCCCAATCGATACAATTTTTGGTTCCTATGTAATTGATATGATCTTTTGGTTTGTATTGACTAACAAAAGATGGTGAACCTGCCACGTGAAAAACAGTATCAACATTTGCGAGTACATCATTTTGTTCAGCCCCAAAATTGACTAAAGACAGATCTCCTTTCACAATTTGAATTCTTGAACTATGTTGAATCTTAAAGTTCTGATTAAATATTGTCCAAAATTTATCATGCTCTGAATTATAATCGTCTCCTCTCACTAAACATACAATTTGAGCGTCTGTATTTTTAAGTAAATACTCTACCAAAAATGAGCCTACTAAACCTGTAGCGCCTGTGACTACTATTTTTTTCGCTATGATTTTGCTGTATTGTTCACTTTCAATATTTTGAATCAGCAGTTCGTAATCATTCTTTCTGATTTCATCATCAGTTACATTAACAACCTCTTTCTTTTCAGTTTCAATCAAATCCTTAGTCTTTAATTGATTAAAAAGAAATTGAGACAATTCTGTGATAGTGGTGTGGCTGTACATTTCTTCATAAGAAATAGTACTTCCCTTAATTTTACTTTCCACTTCACTCATCATATCTAATGCTGTAAGAGAGGTTCCTCCTAAATCAAAAAAATTATCCTCAACTTCTATTTCTGTGATCTCTAAGATTTCACACCAGACTTCTTTGACAATCTTCGTAATTTGCAATAGCTCATATTTTGTTCTATCCGGAATTATACTGGAAATAGCTTTTTCCTGAACAATTTGTTTTGTCTCCGGCCAAAATCTCTTTAAATCATAATAAGGGAGTTCTGAATCATGAAACATCGGATTAATTTTACTTTTCAGAGCGTTAGCTCCAGCTATTATTATTTCGCTGTACAGTTTAAAACGCTGTAAATCTGTTAGTGTTCCATTTATATTTACTAAATCTAACTTTAAATCATTGAATCGGTCAGGATTTTTATTTGAAAAATCCACAAGTATTACTTTATCTGAGGCATTGTTTATTTCTAAATACTTTTTGAATGCTTCTTCATCAAAAAAAATGTCATTAGCAACGCATAGTTCAGGATTATTAATAAGTTGGAGAGGAGTTATTACTTTATTTACTAACTGTTCGATAATACCTTCTCCTTTTTTGGTAATGAATTTTACCTTTTTATTCAGATTAGCAATCAGATATTTATATAAAACAAATTGAAAAAGTACATTAAGAACTTTATCATTATCTATCGAATCTATGGATTGAGGTATGTTTTTATCCCATTGCAGGCTAATCAATTCATTTTCCTCGAGTATCGAAGTAATTATATCCCTGTTATATTCCAATATATCCAAATCAAGAATGTAAAAAACTGCATTTTCAGGAATACTCTTTTCAGCTGCTTTTAAGTCGTTCCTGAGTATATCCAATGAGGAGAAAACATATCCCTGATTCTCATTTTTTAACTGAAACAAACGATTTGTTTTATGGCAAAATTGACTTATTTGTTCTAAGTTTAAATTTTCAACCTTTTTTAAAATTTGTTTTTTTAAATTATCGAATCTTTCTTTAGTGTCCTCACTGATTTGCAGGTAGAAAAATTCTTTAGTATCAAGCTGTTTTATTTCTTCTTTTTGGAAAACAACCAGGTGTACATTGGTCCCAGTCAATCCAAAGCTGCTAACACCACCTATTCGTTCTCCATTTGTGCCTTCCCAAATAGCATTACTATCCTGAATTTTTACGGGACTATTTTCGGTATTCAGATGCTTATTTAATTTTTTGAAGTTTGCCTGTATTGGTAAAACCTTGTTATTTAATGCGGCTATTAAACGAATTAAGCCCGCTAACCCGCTTAAATAATCCAAATGCCCTATCTGTCCTTTAAATGAACTTATGGAGCAAAGTGCGTTGGATTGATTATCTTCTAAAAAAGCAGCTTTAAGTCCCTCAAATTCGATAGGATCCCCCAGAATTGTTCCCGTTCCATGCGCTTCAATAAATTTAATTTGATTGGAAGAAACCTCAGCATTCCCCCATGCTTTTACAATCACATCTTTCTGTGCATCTGAACTTGGGGCTGTTAAACTTGAAATTCTGGCTCCTCCATGATTTATCCCACTTCCTTTAATAATACCATAAATTGGATCTTTATCTCTTTCTGCGTCCTTTAGACGTTTCAGTACAATACAAACTGCTCCCTCTCCATTCATTAATCCATCTGCATCATCATCAAAGGGTTTACAATGTTGTTTTTTGGAAACCACAGTTGATTCATCAGCAGCTGCTTTAGTAATTGCACTAAATTTTACACCTCCAACTAAAGCCTTGTCACATTCCTTAAAATTTAAACTATGGATAGCATTGTTTACAGCAACCAAAGAAGAAGAACAAGTGGTGTCAATAGCTATAACCGGTCCTCGCAGATCCAGAAAGTTCGCCAATCGAGTTCCTTCAATTCCAAATAATGCATCAAATTCATTAAAAGATAATTCTGAAAAATTAGCATAAGCTGATTTAGATGCTGTGTAAAAAATTCCTGTATTGGAGCCTTTTAAATCTTCTTCTACATATCCGGCATCATAAAATGCTCTTACAGCATGCAATAAAAATAATCGGTGCTCTGGAAATATTTTTGTGGCTTCTCGTTCAGTGGTTCCAAAATATTTATTATCAAACTGATCTATATTAGGCAGATACCCTCCTTGGGACATTTCTACATTCCCAAATCTATTGTAAATATCTTCTAAACGAGTAGATGACAAATGATCTATATATGTTTTACTATCTGTAAGAGACGCTGTTAAGTTTTTCCAGGTTTTAATCCCGGGAAATTCAAAAGACACTCCAATTATTGCTACTGATTCTTGCATAATTATTGAATTATAATTTAATACTAGGCGATAAAATCTAAAAACTCATTGTTTTTATAACTTCCTCTTCCTGATCTGTTTTTAGTTCTTTTTGGAGTATGAATGCTTGTTTTTTAATAGTCACATTGTTAAATAATTCAACTATATTAATTAAAGTTTGAAATTCTTTTTGCAAATGATTTTGAAGTTTAACGACCATAATAGAGTTACCACCTATTTCAAAAAAACTATCATTAATTCCTATTTTGTTAACCTGCAGTAAATTTTTCCATATATCAACCAACTTCTTCTCAACATCATTGCCGGGAGCCTCATAATTATCGGCAAACAAATTATCCATATCCGGCAATTTCAATGCGTCCTTATCCAACTTCCCATTAATGGTTAATGGCAAAGTTTCCTTACTGACTATCAAACTTGGCAA
This genomic window from Flavobacterium sp. 9 contains:
- a CDS encoding outer membrane beta-barrel protein, which translates into the protein MNLFKGTIITILFFLSLNANSQSIRSISGRVVNSKNEPAFGNVVALSVTDSTVIKGSSFLDGKLVLTDINREDVIIKLTSIEFADTFINVKYKDKANVELGNIKVKENHLELNEVKVSSKVSLVRQKADGTLEVKVANTMLAASNSLSEILSKSPSLVVDANGISVFGRGQAVLYLNGVKITSEQFAAIPVSQIDKIEIISNPSAKYDAEGNAVVNIRTKRNVEAGYKGFVNQNVSYSDFAGFNTFTSSNLNYKTGKLSLLGNYSLQLGKDREILKTTRNRDAQADFLNSDLKTDWKRNLDNYSNYGVGMQYDINDKNYISAEYSGYLEKLGGNQESVNKITNDSGTGLYTSDIKKDNSTYYNSLSVNYNSVLDTIGSSLFIGTQSSGYKYDINDLIFAKSEGNNASSEVLKNLIDHKIFISSTQIDYTKVLSSGSIWETGAKISYVDNKSVLDFYSSPDGQQFTKEDSLSSDFKYVENISAAYLNYRGKFNDRFSYSIGARAELTDFSLTVASDQGQQVIKDNYLDVFPNASLNIKLSDKISLNTSYSSRINRVSYRLLNPNVIYQDQFTSIQGNPDLVPEKSQSLEMSTNYNSYSFKIGYDYTTNPIDAAALRGSDPNSYVLKGINLKERHNYFLNISKSISNKWLTSTNNVSVRYTNLIDDQYNFQVMSPRPQIYLYSNNTINVKNLFNIEVLAWYLGEKYYGLYYDKSRYNVTIGLEKSFFDKSLRCRLIANDIFHSIIASGDYNVGETQIYYNREYNTSYVRVALSYNFGKLKKITYKNTSTGESENDRGR
- a CDS encoding beta-ketoacyl synthase N-terminal-like domain-containing protein → MQESVAIIGVSFEFPGIKTWKNLTASLTDSKTYIDHLSSTRLEDIYNRFGNVEMSQGGYLPNIDQFDNKYFGTTEREATKIFPEHRLFLLHAVRAFYDAGYVEEDLKGSNTGIFYTASKSAYANFSELSFNEFDALFGIEGTRLANFLDLRGPVIAIDTTCSSSLVAVNNAIHSLNFKECDKALVGGVKFSAITKAAADESTVVSKKQHCKPFDDDADGLMNGEGAVCIVLKRLKDAERDKDPIYGIIKGSGINHGGARISSLTAPSSDAQKDVIVKAWGNAEVSSNQIKFIEAHGTGTILGDPIEFEGLKAAFLEDNQSNALCSISSFKGQIGHLDYLSGLAGLIRLIAALNNKVLPIQANFKKLNKHLNTENSPVKIQDSNAIWEGTNGERIGGVSSFGLTGTNVHLVVFQKEEIKQLDTKEFFYLQISEDTKERFDNLKKQILKKVENLNLEQISQFCHKTNRLFQLKNENQGYVFSSLDILRNDLKAAEKSIPENAVFYILDLDILEYNRDIITSILEENELISLQWDKNIPQSIDSIDNDKVLNVLFQFVLYKYLIANLNKKVKFITKKGEGIIEQLVNKVITPLQLINNPELCVANDIFFDEEAFKKYLEINNASDKVILVDFSNKNPDRFNDLKLDLVNINGTLTDLQRFKLYSEIIIAGANALKSKINPMFHDSELPYYDLKRFWPETKQIVQEKAISSIIPDRTKYELLQITKIVKEVWCEILEITEIEVEDNFFDLGGTSLTALDMMSEVESKIKGSTISYEEMYSHTTITELSQFLFNQLKTKDLIETEKKEVVNVTDDEIRKNDYELLIQNIESEQYSKIIAKKIVVTGATGLVGSFLVEYLLKNTDAQIVCLVRGDDYNSEHDKFWTIFNQNFKIQHSSRIQIVKGDLSLVNFGAEQNDVLANVDTVFHVAGSPSFVSQYKPKDHINYIGTKNCIDWANSNGVQNFNLISTIGIVGQTMPKEIKNFYETDLNVGQEAGNLIHASSKLLAEEYLKNHFKNNAKVFRIPNVGGRYEDGFIPSDLSKNLMSLKLKYFHEVGYYSDEIMNWYAGIIFTPVDHLAGLIVEIALTDINSLKTYHLNIEKGFSFGEIVSSFLKNDLDVKKIEHHEFLQKLEQMKKKSMNVGLNLYKIGQNDAEEENNFSFQNEATMKIIKKLNVSFVNSYNRFHYLGNIVKFYLNGDVKNENKNQISEIKTL